The following is a genomic window from Pedobacter sp. KBS0701.
AAAGTTATAAAGACAAATTGAAAACCTTGATTTTTAATCCAGGCAGACCCGTAAAAGTGCCCTTTATCGGTAGTAAAACCGAAATATTTTCGGCCAATATGCGCCAGTATTATGATTATGGCTTCACTAGTGGTACTTATCTCGATTCTATCCCGGTTTATCGTTTCAAGGTTTCAGTTAAACCTGATTTGAGCAGCTGGACAAAAGATGGCATCATGATCAAAGAACTGGTTACCATTTTTGATAAACGGAATTTTAATATTCTTGGCCGTTATGTCGACATGAAATACAGCAATATGTTGTTTGATTTTGATGTACAGATGAATATAGAAATGGGTTATTTCGGAGAAGATAAATTACCAACCAAAATTACCTATCAGGGTAACTGGGATTATCCTTTCAAAAAAGAAGAACGGGCAAGTTTTTTAATTGTACATAAAGATTACAAACTCGAAAAGGGCAAATAAGGATTCAACTATCGCCTAAAAGATTTATTATCTTTAAACGATTATTTAAACCGATTAATATGCAACTTTTTTCTTCTGTAAAATTCAAAATATCCATTGCTTTATTGCTGTTTTTGGGTATCCATGTGCAGGCACAGGTGCTTTCTTCAAAACAGATCGATAGTGTGGTCGAAAAAACGTTAAATACCTTTAATGTTCCCGGAATTGCAGTTTCTGTAATCAAAGATGGTAAAATTATTCATTTAAAAGGTTACGGGGTAAGCTCCATCAGGACCAATAAAAAGGTTGATGAGAATACCCTTTTTGGTGTTGCATCAAATACAAAGGCTTTCACAGCGGCCGCTTTAGGTATGCTGGTTGATGAAAAGAAAATTACCTGGGATACAAAAGTGACCGATATAATTCCTGAGTTTAAAATGTACGATGCCTACGTAACCAGTGAGTTTACCGTCCGCGATTTGCTTACACACCGCAGTGGTTTAGGTTTAGGCGCAGGCGATTTAATGATCTGGCCCGATTCATCAACTGTGGATAAAAAGCAGCTCATTCACAATTTACGGTACTTAAAACCGGTTTCCTCTTTCCGTACCAAATACGATTACGATAACCTGATGTACATTGTTGCCGGAGAAGTGGTAGCAAGGGTTTCTGGAACTACTTACGAAGATTTTATTGAAGGAAGAATTATTAAACCTTTGGGGATGACTAAAACGGCAGCTTCATGGTACCGCTTAAAAGATAAATCGAATGTAATTGACGGACACGCACCTTACGAAGGTAAACTGCTTCCCGTAGGCTTAAGCTTTGGCGAAATCGCCAATGCAGCAGGAGGGATTTACTCAAATGTTACCGATATGAGCAAATGGGTAATGGCGATGATCAACGGTGGTAAATATGGAGAGACCCTTGATAAAAGGTTATTCAGCCCTGCTGTGGCGAGAGAACTCTGGACCCCGCAAACCATTATCGCAGGTGGTAATCCGGCTGCTTTTAGCACTTACGGTTTAGGCTGGTTTTTGAGTAACGTTAATGGTAATTTTCAGGCTACACATACTGGTGGTTTATCAGGTATTGTAACACAGGTTACCATTCTGCCTGAACTGAAACTGGGTATTATCGTGTTAACAAACCAGCAATCCGGAGCTGCTTTTAACTCCATTACCAATTCGATCAAAGATGGTTATTTGGGAATCAAAGGTCAGGACAGGATTAAAACCTACAACGATAACAGGTTAAGAAACGAAAAACAGGCTGATGAAATGGTCGCCAAAGTTTGGAATGATATTGCTGCTCAACAAAAATTATCAACTTCGAAACCTGATGCTAAAAATTACTATGGCACTTTCCGCGATTCGTGGTTTGGCGAAGTAACCATTAGTGAAGTGAACGGTAAAATGCATTTTCAGGCCAAAAATGCGCCAAAACTGAAGGGCGATATGACTTACTATAAGGGAAATACCTTTATTGCAAAATGGTACGACAGAAGTTTGGATGCTGATGCCTTTGTTAATTTCAGTTTAGATAACAATGCTCTGGCCGATGGTTTTAAAATAGAAGCCATTTCTCCATTAACCGATTTCAGTTTCGATTTTCAGGACCTGGATTTTAAAAAGACCGATAAAAAATAACCTAACCAATTATACACGATGAAAACAGTAATAAAAACGAGTATTTTACTAAGCTTTTGCTTAATTGCATTAACCTCAATGACATTTAAACCAAAACGGATTATCTTTTTCGGTGATTCGATTACCCAACAGGGTGTTTCTAAAAACGGATATGTAACCCTGATCAAAAAATCACTAGATTCTACAAAATACGATGTAATTGGTGCTGGTATAGGCGGCAATAAAGTTTATGATCTTTATCTGCGTTTAGAAGATGATGTTTTGAACAAGAAACCTGATTTAGTAGTGATTTATGTGGGTATTAATGATGTGTGGCATAAACAATCTTCCCATACCGGAACCGATTATGATAAATATTTAAAGTTTTATCAGGCTTTGATCAATAAAATACAGGGCGTAGGTAGCAAAGTGGTATTGGTTACCCCATCAGTTGTTGGCGAGAAAAAAGATGGTACCAATGAGTTAGATGCCGATTTAAATAAATATGCTGCCGGCATCAGAGAGTTGGCTGCAAAAAACAACCTTCCGGTATGCGATTTAAGAAAGATTTTCGCAGAATACGAAGCGAAAAATAATTCTGAAGATAAAGAAAAAGGCATTTTAACAGTTGATAGAGTACACCTGAACGAAACCGGTAATAAATTGGTGGCTGATCAGTTATTGCCTTTGGTTAAATAATAGGGGTTTAAACCGCAGAGCCCGCAAAGCATTTCGCAAAGAACACAAAGAAATTTTCTCTGCGTTCTTTGTATTTTTTCTCTGTTATCTTTGTGTTTAAACAAGCCGATTCTTCATTGCGAACCGAAGAAAATATTTTTTACATTAAAAGAAAGGTAAAAGCCCCTTAAGGGGTTTGGGGTATGATAAACCGCGAAACGATAGATAAGATAATGGATACCGCCCGCATTGAGGAGGTAGTTGGGGATTTTGTGCACTTAAAAAAACGCGGAACCAGTTTAATTGGTAATTGCCCTTTCCATGGCGAAAAAACACCATCATTTCACGTATCTGTAACTAAGGGCATATATAAATGCTTTGGTTGTGGTAAAGGGGGCGATTCAGTGCGCTTTATTATGGATCATGAAAAATATTCATATCCGGAAGCACTTAAATTTTTAGCCAATAAATACAATATAGAGGTTGAGGAAACCGAGCTCAGTACGCAGGATGCTGAAGCACAAAGCGCAAAAGAAAGCCTTTACGTTGTTTCACAATATGCTGCTGCGTTTTTCGTAAAACAGCTTTGGGAAACAGATGAGGGCAGGGGGATAGGCCTGAGCTATTTTAAAGAGCGTGGTTTCAGGGAAGATATCTTGAAAAAATTCGAGGTTGGTTATTCTCCTGACGTGTGGGATGCGATGACGCAAAGCGCAACCAATGCAGGTCATAAATTAGAGTTTTTAGAAGCCACCGGATTATCGATCAAAAACGATAATGGTAAAATTTACGATCGCTTTCGCGGTCGGGTCATGTTTCCCATCCACAACTTTACCGGTAGGATAATCGGTTTTGGAGGTAGAACACTTAAAACCGATAAAAATGTTCCCAAATATGTAAACTCGCCTGAAAGCGAAATTTACCACAAATCGAATGTGCTTTATGGCTTGTTCCACGCCAAAAAAGCCATCCGCGATCTCGATAACTGTTACCTGGCCGAAGGTTATGCCGATGTACTTTCGGTGCATCAGGCCGGTATAGAAAACGTAGTGGCCTCATCAGGTACTTCGTTAACGGTAGAGCAGATTAAACTGATCGGGCGTTTTACCCAGAACATTACCATTTTGTTTGATGGTGATGCTGCGGGTATTAAAGCCTCTCTGCGTGGCTTGGATATGATCCTGGAAGAAGGGCTGAACGTAAAAATCGTTTCCTTCCCCGATGGCCATGACCCTGATTCTTATATGCATCATGTGGGCGCCGGGGCATTTAAAACCTATCTTGAGGAGAATAGAAAAGATTTTATTTTATACAAGGCGAATGTGCTGCTTAAAGATGCGGGCAACGATCCGATCAAAAGAGCAGGTATTATCCGTGATATTGTAGAAAGTATTGCCAAAATCCCTGACCCGATTAAAGCATCTGTTTTTATCCGTGAGTGTAGCAGTTTACTTGAAATTGATGAACATATCTTACTGAGTGAATTAAATAAAATGCGCTCGGCCAAGCTCAAAAAAAGCTTTGATAACAACCAGCGTGCAACCCCTTCATCAAGTCCAAAAACATATTCTCCCGGTGCACCTGAGCCACTTGGCCCGCCTGATGATTTATGGGATGACAGTGCGGGCCCAAAGGGTTACGAGCAGCCCGTAGAAGAGGATGAGCACCAGGAAAAAGAAATTGTGCGCTTGTTGTTAGCTTTCGGGCACGAATTTGTAAACTGGGATAAAATTGATGATATGTACATCGGTTCATTCATCATGCAAAACCTGAGCGATGTAGAATTTGATGATCCACTTTGCAAAAGAATTATCGATTATTATAAATCAGAAATCGACAATGGCAGATTACCTACATCGAACCATTTTGTTAAGCATGAAGATCGGGATATTGCCGATCTTGCGATTACACTTTCTACTTCCGAGTACGCTTTAAGTGAAAACTGGTTAAATAAACATCTGATCTATGTTAAAGATGAATCGATGAATTTAAAAGCGACTATTTTAGGAGGCATTTTTCACCTTAAAAAACGTAAAGTCGAAAAAATATTGATGAATCTGTTGAAAGAAATTAAAGAAGAAAAGAACGAGGATAACCAGATGATTTTAATGCAACGTTATGGAGTGATTAAAGGTGTAGAGAGAGAAATTTCTAAGTTTCTGGGCTCAGTTATTGTTAAGTAAATTACAAATGACTGGAGTCCTGTAGAGATTTCGTCATCTCGACTGAAGCTTAGCGAAATGGAGAGATCTATCTAAACAGATTTTGCTTCGCAGAGCCTTCGGGTTCTCGACTGCGTTGCACTCCGCTCGAAATGACGGTTTTTCCAGTATGACGATTGTCCAATGAAAAATTCGATCATTCAATAATTAGATATGGCGCTCCATAATGATTTAGGTAAAGAAGGCGAAAAAATTGCCAAACAATATCTCGAAGATCAGGGTTATGAGGTTTTGGATGAAAACTGGACGCATGGTAAGGCAGAGGTAGATTTAATTGTTTATAAAAATGGCATTATGGTTTTTGTAGAGGTTAAATCGCGGAGTTCGGTTGCTTTTGGCGAACCAGAAGAATTTGTACACAAAGCGAAACAAATTCAGATGGAATTGGCCGCTAATGCCTATATTGACATCATGAATCATCAAAATGATATCCGTTTTGATATTATTGCGATTACCTTTACAAAAAATAAAAATTATAAATTAAACCATATAGAAGATGCGTTTTGGCCTGAAGATTAACCCTATTAAAAATTTCTTATTTATTGGAATTGCACTTGCATTCGTGAGTTCTTGTAAAGACCACTCTACCACAACTTACCGTAGCTTTATTTCTCCTTTAACCGGTCTTAATGTACCATCTGGAAATGAATTTGATGTGAAGGTACAGTTTGGATCCGAGCAAAAAGTAGATTCGGTAGTTTATTTGATCGATACCGTTAAAGTAGCTTCAAAAACTGATACTTCAGCCATCAAACTTAAAACAGCGGGTTTAAAATTGGGTAATCACCTGCTAACTGCCAAAATATTTGATGCGGGAAAATCAGAAGATCTAACTTCAAATATTAATGTGCTGGCGGCTCAGGCACCCACTGAATATACTTATAAAGTGATTAAGAGCCTGCCCCACGATACCTCTTCGTATGTAGAAGGTTTAGAATACCATGACGGTTTCTTCTACGAAAGTGCCGGCGATTATGGCCATTCGAGTTTGCGTAAAGTAGATCCATCAACCGGGAAAATTCTTCAGAAAACAGATTTAGATAAGCAGTATTTTGGCGAAGGCATAACCGTGATCGGAAACAAGATTATTCAGCTAACTTATCGCGAAAAAGTAGGCTTTGTTTATGATAAAGCTACCTTCAAAAAACTATCCGAGTTTTCTTACACTACAGGCAGAGAAGGCTGGGGCCTGGCTTTTGATGGAGAGAAAGTATTGAATACCGATGGTTCAAACACGATCTTTTTTCTGAATAAGGATACCTATCAGAAAATTGGTTCGATTGATGTTTTTGATAATAAGGGCCCGATTCAAAATCTGAATGAACTTGAAATTATTGATGGTAAAATTTATGCAAACGTGTATACAACCAATGAAATCATGATCATCAACCCGGAAACCGGCGCCGTTGAAAGCAAGATTGATTTATCTGGATTATTACCAGCTGATTACTTTAAAACAGAAGATGAAAAGGCCAATAATGTATTAAACGGAATTGCTTACGATAATGCAGGCAAAAGGCTTTTTGTAGCCGGCAAGAAATGGCCCCATATATTTCAGATCGAGTTGATTAAGAAATAATTTAATTATCGATATGTCACATTGAGCTTGTCGAAATGCTTTAATACGAATTTAAGTAGGCCCTTCGACAGGCTACCATTGACAGAATCCACTATTTCGGTCGTCATTCTCGCGCATGCGGGAATCTTAATGCAAGCGTTTTAAGATTATTCATAAGTATTCCCTTGTTTCAAGGGCATTCATGAGCACTCCGTGGTTCCCAATCAAGTTGGGAATGACGATTTCTCAAGGGATTCATATTGATTTTTATACAATAAATATTATCCCTCAGGATGACAAGTACCTAATCCTGTTTCTTCGGCTCGTCTAAATAACCATTAAAAATGATAGGTTGTTTATTCATGCTGCTAGCAGTTAGCGAAGCATAACCATTGGTCGAAATATTAATAGTAAACCGATAATTTTCTCTTGTTACATCCTTAGTATCAATCTGGATAATATAGGTTCCTTTTTTATTTTTCGATTCGGTGTAGGAGAATTTTTTTGAGGTAAATTTAATACCACCTTGTGTCGGATCCATCGGAGCAGAAAAAGACCTTCCAAAATAGGGCAGATAAGCAACAATACTGTCTTTGGTAACCTTTACATCATATTGCGATCCCGTTAGGTTTATTGAAGCGCCTCCCTGACCGCCTGGCATCATTGCTAATACTCTGTTAACATCATTGTTCGACATTGGCAAGGCTGAGTTGGCAACAAAAGTATAATTTTTATCTGCTACAATTTTTACTGTAGTTTCTTTATTGGTTTGGGCAAAAGAATGAAATCCTATCGAAAGAAATGTAAGGCTCAATATTAAATTTAAACGTTTCATAATGTGTGTTTTAAATGTGTAACAATTTAAAGATGCACAAACCCGAAAGATTCCATAATAGTGCCAAAAATGGAATGTAGTGTAAATTTAACGAATTTAGTTTTTAGATAAGGGGTTGGTCTTTTCTGAATAACCCGATTTATACATAGGATTAGTTTTTTCAGTTTCCGAAGCACCCAGTGTTGTGAATTTATATAACCCTGCAGGAAGGTCATTCAGTTCTATTTCTCCATTTTCGTTTGTCATTAACGTAATTAAACTTCCACCGGGATTTTTACCGCCTTTAACAATTATTCCTCCAATTGGCGATCCTGCCACCCTCGATTTGGGATTAGTGGAAGGTACTGAAATGGTAAATTTATAACTCCCCATGCTGGTATTATTAAATTCTATTTCTCCATTTTGGTTAGTCACAAGTGTAATGATATTGCCCCCCGGGTTTTTACCGCCTTTAACTACAATGCCGCCAATAGGTTGCCCTGCAACGAAACTTACCTCACCAGTAGTCACATCCAGTTTACCTTTAATAGATTTCATGATGCAAGGGAAGTGAGATTCCGGGTAATTTAATTTGCAATAATCACAGTAATGCCCCTCAGGAACTTGTGCTCTTAATTGTTGTGTGTTTGTTTCTTTTGCTGTTGATGTTTGTGTTGCAGTTCTTTTAACCTGAGCTAAAACCGTAAATGAAATACCTAGCAGAAATACCGCTACAGCAGCCCGTTTTTTCATAAAATTTGATTAGTTAACATAAAATTAATCAAAAAATATGGCTCTTGCTAGTTTTTAAATGTGGAGCATGACAATAGATTGTGTATGTGATTATTTCTTTTTTGATGCTTTTGCAAAGGGATTAAAGGCCAGGGCAAGGTTAACCCAGAAATCAAGCTCATCATTCCGGCTTAAAACATCTTCTGAAACCGAAATGTAGCCCTTCATCAGTATGCCGCCCATCACCATTTGTTCCCAGCCGTCTTTATGCGACAGGTTTTCTAAAGTTGCTGGGTCAAGCCTCACCATGATGCTGTTCTTAGAAATACCAATGCACATTTTACCGTTCACCATAAAAATAAGTCCACCGAACATCTCTTTTTCCGTCACATCTTCTATGTGCATTAACCTTTCAGCAACTCGGAGGGTTAAGCTTTCATTGTATTTCATGATCTAAAATTAATGTACATTTTTGCCTGTTCCGTATTTAATTCCAACTGTGTGAAAATATTTTTTGATCAGGTCATATTTTTCGGTGCAAAATTCTCCTGTCTTCATTTTTTCTGAGCTTTCTTTTCTTCGATGGCATTCGAAACAAATCTCAATATATTCTGCTATCAATCCCTTTTCATCTAAGAATACAATTGCATTTCGTGGTTCATAACATCTATATCCATCTGATTCTGCTATCAGTAATCCTTTGTAGCTTTTAGTAGAAGTATAGCCAAAGTTATAGAGTACATCGGTAAGTTTATCCAGCTCCAAAGCTGATAAAATCTTTTTTTCTTTTAATCTTGTTAAATCTAATTTTTGTTTTTTTTCCAATAATGCATGGTAAACTTCTTCCTTAATCGGAGTGTTGATCGAAGCCTTAGTGGTATCGGTATAAATGATCTCTGCTCTTAGCTCCGGTGGTTCAAAAGAAATCAGCATCACCTTTTTGTGTTGGTCAAATGGGAAAAATTTTAATCTTTCTCCAGGTAAGTAAGTATTTCGATGGATGCAGGCCATGCGTTTTTCTAAAACATCATAATCTGCTCTTGAGGGTGGGGCCAAAGGAGGTTCTATTATATTCCGTTTTTTCTTTTGTGCAAAACACGTAAAACATAACAGGCAAAAAATAAGCGTTAATTTAATGATATACATTAGAAATCCTTTATCCTTAAAATTAATGTTTAAAAGATGTTGAACAAAATAATTTCCTTAGTATCTCTATTTCAGTAAATTTGCAACATGTTATTAAACTGTTATCAGGAAGAATTTTTAGAGGCTGGATGTGATGAAGCTGGAAGAGGTTGCCTTGCAGGTCCTGTTTTTGCTGCTGCGGTTATTTTACCAAAAGGTTTTGTGTTAGATGGATTAAATGATTCTAAACAGTTATCGCATGAGCAAAGAGCGCTGTTAAGGCCAATTATTGAGCAAGAGGCTTTGGCCTGGGCTGTAGCTTCTTGTGATCATGAAGAAATCGATCGCATTAATATTTTAAATGCCTCTTTTTTGGCCATGCACAGGGCGATTGAACAATTACATACCCAGCCCCAATATCTGGTGATTGATGGCAATCGTTTCAAAACCTATCCGCAGATTCCGCATAGTTGTATTGTTAAGGGTGATGGTAAATATTTAAACATTGCGGCGGCTTCTATACTGGCAAAAACGCACCGAGATGAATACATGACAAATTTACATATCGATTATCCACATTATAACTGGATGCAGAATAAAGGCTATCCCACAATAGCACACCGTAAAGCCGTGATCGAAATCGGATTATCACCCTTTCACCGTAGAACTTTTAATGTAAGCGATCCTCAGTTAGAACTGTTTTCAAAAAACGCTTAAAATTTCGTATTTTACAACATTGTGAAAATTCTGTTGATTACTAAGCGGGTTCCCTTTCCGCCAAATAGTG
Proteins encoded in this region:
- the dnaG gene encoding DNA primase: MINRETIDKIMDTARIEEVVGDFVHLKKRGTSLIGNCPFHGEKTPSFHVSVTKGIYKCFGCGKGGDSVRFIMDHEKYSYPEALKFLANKYNIEVEETELSTQDAEAQSAKESLYVVSQYAAAFFVKQLWETDEGRGIGLSYFKERGFREDILKKFEVGYSPDVWDAMTQSATNAGHKLEFLEATGLSIKNDNGKIYDRFRGRVMFPIHNFTGRIIGFGGRTLKTDKNVPKYVNSPESEIYHKSNVLYGLFHAKKAIRDLDNCYLAEGYADVLSVHQAGIENVVASSGTSLTVEQIKLIGRFTQNITILFDGDAAGIKASLRGLDMILEEGLNVKIVSFPDGHDPDSYMHHVGAGAFKTYLEENRKDFILYKANVLLKDAGNDPIKRAGIIRDIVESIAKIPDPIKASVFIRECSSLLEIDEHILLSELNKMRSAKLKKSFDNNQRATPSSSPKTYSPGAPEPLGPPDDLWDDSAGPKGYEQPVEEDEHQEKEIVRLLLAFGHEFVNWDKIDDMYIGSFIMQNLSDVEFDDPLCKRIIDYYKSEIDNGRLPTSNHFVKHEDRDIADLAITLSTSEYALSENWLNKHLIYVKDESMNLKATILGGIFHLKKRKVEKILMNLLKEIKEEKNEDNQMILMQRYGVIKGVEREISKFLGSVIVK
- a CDS encoding TfoX/Sxy family protein; amino-acid sequence: MKYNESLTLRVAERLMHIEDVTEKEMFGGLIFMVNGKMCIGISKNSIMVRLDPATLENLSHKDGWEQMVMGGILMKGYISVSEDVLSRNDELDFWVNLALAFNPFAKASKKK
- a CDS encoding DUF4251 domain-containing protein, which encodes MKRLNLILSLTFLSIGFHSFAQTNKETTVKIVADKNYTFVANSALPMSNNDVNRVLAMMPGGQGGASINLTGSQYDVKVTKDSIVAYLPYFGRSFSAPMDPTQGGIKFTSKKFSYTESKNKKGTYIIQIDTKDVTRENYRFTINISTNGYASLTASSMNKQPIIFNGYLDEPKKQD
- a CDS encoding YraN family protein; its protein translation is MALHNDLGKEGEKIAKQYLEDQGYEVLDENWTHGKAEVDLIVYKNGIMVFVEVKSRSSVAFGEPEEFVHKAKQIQMELAANAYIDIMNHQNDIRFDIIAITFTKNKNYKLNHIEDAFWPED
- a CDS encoding SGNH/GDSL hydrolase family protein gives rise to the protein MKTVIKTSILLSFCLIALTSMTFKPKRIIFFGDSITQQGVSKNGYVTLIKKSLDSTKYDVIGAGIGGNKVYDLYLRLEDDVLNKKPDLVVIYVGINDVWHKQSSHTGTDYDKYLKFYQALINKIQGVGSKVVLVTPSVVGEKKDGTNELDADLNKYAAGIRELAAKNNLPVCDLRKIFAEYEAKNNSEDKEKGILTVDRVHLNETGNKLVADQLLPLVK
- a CDS encoding ribonuclease HII produces the protein MLLNCYQEEFLEAGCDEAGRGCLAGPVFAAAVILPKGFVLDGLNDSKQLSHEQRALLRPIIEQEALAWAVASCDHEEIDRINILNASFLAMHRAIEQLHTQPQYLVIDGNRFKTYPQIPHSCIVKGDGKYLNIAAASILAKTHRDEYMTNLHIDYPHYNWMQNKGYPTIAHRKAVIEIGLSPFHRRTFNVSDPQLELFSKNA
- a CDS encoding glutaminyl-peptide cyclotransferase — its product is MRFGLKINPIKNFLFIGIALAFVSSCKDHSTTTYRSFISPLTGLNVPSGNEFDVKVQFGSEQKVDSVVYLIDTVKVASKTDTSAIKLKTAGLKLGNHLLTAKIFDAGKSEDLTSNINVLAAQAPTEYTYKVIKSLPHDTSSYVEGLEYHDGFFYESAGDYGHSSLRKVDPSTGKILQKTDLDKQYFGEGITVIGNKIIQLTYREKVGFVYDKATFKKLSEFSYTTGREGWGLAFDGEKVLNTDGSNTIFFLNKDTYQKIGSIDVFDNKGPIQNLNELEIIDGKIYANVYTTNEIMIINPETGAVESKIDLSGLLPADYFKTEDEKANNVLNGIAYDNAGKRLFVAGKKWPHIFQIELIKK
- a CDS encoding serine hydrolase; amino-acid sequence: MQLFSSVKFKISIALLLFLGIHVQAQVLSSKQIDSVVEKTLNTFNVPGIAVSVIKDGKIIHLKGYGVSSIRTNKKVDENTLFGVASNTKAFTAAALGMLVDEKKITWDTKVTDIIPEFKMYDAYVTSEFTVRDLLTHRSGLGLGAGDLMIWPDSSTVDKKQLIHNLRYLKPVSSFRTKYDYDNLMYIVAGEVVARVSGTTYEDFIEGRIIKPLGMTKTAASWYRLKDKSNVIDGHAPYEGKLLPVGLSFGEIANAAGGIYSNVTDMSKWVMAMINGGKYGETLDKRLFSPAVARELWTPQTIIAGGNPAAFSTYGLGWFLSNVNGNFQATHTGGLSGIVTQVTILPELKLGIIVLTNQQSGAAFNSITNSIKDGYLGIKGQDRIKTYNDNRLRNEKQADEMVAKVWNDIAAQQKLSTSKPDAKNYYGTFRDSWFGEVTISEVNGKMHFQAKNAPKLKGDMTYYKGNTFIAKWYDRSLDADAFVNFSLDNNALADGFKIEAISPLTDFSFDFQDLDFKKTDKK